A genomic stretch from Anabrus simplex isolate iqAnaSimp1 chromosome 2, ASM4041472v1, whole genome shotgun sequence includes:
- the LOC136863026 gene encoding cuticle protein 70, isoforms A and B-like isoform X2 produces the protein MYKLVILPLFFAAVSAGYLGGGAIGYAAAPAAVAYAAPAVHAAPVAYAAPVVKAAVPVATSYANTYKVSVSAPVAYAAPAVVKTAVAAPVAYAAPVAYAAPAVHAAPLAYAAAAPAVLKASLGYGGYLH, from the exons atgtacaAGCTG GTGATCCTGCCCCTCTTCTTCGCCGCCGTATCCGCTGGATACCTCGGTGGTGGTGCCATCGGCTATGCTGCTGCCCCCGCTGCTGTGGCTTACGCCGCCCCCGCTGTCCACGCTGCTCCCGTGGCTTACGCCGCCCCTGTAGTGAAGGCTGCTGTCCCTGTCGCCACCTCCTACGCTAACACCTACAAGGTCTCTGTCAGCGCTCCCGTCGCCTACGCCGCTCCCGCCGTCGTCAAGACCGCAGTAGCCGCCCCTGTCGCCTACGCCGCTCCGGTCGCCTATGCCGCCCCCGCTGTTCACGCCGCTCCTCTGGCTTACGCCGCTGCTGCCCCCGCTGTTCTCAAGGCTTCCCTGGGCTATGGTGGTTACCTGCACTAA
- the LOC136863026 gene encoding cuticle protein 70, isoforms A and B-like isoform X6, with protein MYKLVILPLFFAAVSAGYLGGGAIGYAAPVAYAAPVVKAAVPVATSYANTYKVSVSAPVAYAAPAVVKTAVAAPVAYAAPVAYAAPAVHAAPLAYAAAAPAVLKASLGYGGYLH; from the exons atgtacaAGCTG GTGATCCTGCCCCTCTTCTTCGCCGCCGTATCCGCTGGATACCTCGGTGGTGGTGCCATCGGCTA CGCTGCTCCCGTGGCTTACGCCGCCCCTGTAGTGAAGGCTGCTGTCCCTGTCGCCACCTCCTACGCTAACACCTACAAGGTCTCTGTCAGCGCTCCCGTCGCCTACGCCGCTCCCGCCGTCGTCAAGACCGCAGTAGCCGCCCCTGTCGCCTACGCCGCTCCGGTCGCCTATGCCGCCCCCGCTGTTCACGCCGCTCCTCTGGCTTACGCCGCTGCTGCCCCCGCTGTTCTCAAGGCTTCCCTGGGCTATGGTGGTTACCTGCACTAA